In Yersinia enterocolitica subsp. enterocolitica, one DNA window encodes the following:
- the phoH gene encoding phosphate starvation-inducible protein PhoH yields MGRQKAVIKARREAKRVIRRDSRSHRQREEENVTSLVQMGGVESIGMARDSRDTSVIQARTEAQGHYLSAIESKLLIFATGEAGCGKTFISAAKAAEALIHKEVDRIIVTRPVLQADEDLGFLPGDISEKFAPYFRPVYDILLRRLGSSFMQYCLRPEIGKVEIAPFAYMRGRTFENAVVILDEAQNVTASQMKMFLTRLGENVTVIVNGDITQCDLPRGVKSGLSDALERFAEDEMIGIIRFDKQDCVRSALCQHTLNAYS; encoded by the coding sequence ATGGGAAGACAGAAAGCAGTGATCAAAGCTCGTCGTGAAGCGAAACGCGTTATTAGACGTGATTCACGTAGTCATCGTCAGCGTGAGGAAGAAAACGTGACATCGTTAGTGCAAATGGGCGGTGTTGAATCAATAGGTATGGCACGGGATAGCCGTGATACCTCCGTTATTCAGGCGCGTACGGAAGCTCAAGGTCATTACTTATCAGCCATAGAAAGTAAGCTGCTCATCTTCGCCACCGGTGAAGCAGGGTGTGGTAAAACCTTTATTAGCGCGGCCAAGGCTGCTGAAGCATTAATTCACAAAGAAGTAGATAGGATAATTGTGACGCGACCTGTACTACAGGCAGATGAAGACTTGGGCTTCTTGCCCGGTGATATTTCTGAGAAATTCGCGCCTTACTTCCGCCCGGTGTATGACATTCTGCTGCGCCGACTCGGATCTTCTTTCATGCAATATTGTTTACGGCCGGAAATCGGTAAAGTCGAAATTGCGCCTTTTGCGTATATGCGCGGGCGTACCTTTGAGAATGCGGTGGTGATCCTCGATGAGGCACAAAACGTGACCGCCAGCCAAATGAAAATGTTTCTTACCCGCCTCGGTGAAAATGTCACTGTTATCGTGAATGGTGATATCACTCAGTGCGACCTGCCGCGTGGGGTGAAATCAGGTCTTAGCGACGCACTGGAGCGTTTTGCTGAGGATGAAATGATTGGCATTATTCGCTTTGATAAACAGGACTGTGTCCGCTCTGCACTCTGCCAACACACCTTGAATGCCTATTCATAA
- the chaA gene encoding sodium-potassium/proton antiporter ChaA, protein MKSQNDPGRSKSRHHEYSLILPIIALVILNIWGDTSNFAAVIVINMIALVGILSSAFSVVRHADVLAHRLGEPYGSLILSLSVVVLEVSLISAMMATGDAAPALMRDTLYSIIMIVIGGLVGVSLLLGGRKFATQHVNLVGIKQYLMAIFPLAIIVLVLPSTLPDGNFSVAQSLVVAAISAAMYGVFLLIQTKTHQSLFVYEHEDEGDDPSDPHHGKPSSHSSLWHTFWLLIHLVAVIAVTKFDANPLEALLTELNAPAKFTGFLIALLILSPEGLGALKAVLANQVQRAMNLFFGSVLATISLTVPAVTLIAVLTGQELNFGLEAPHIVVMVSVLILSQISFSTGRTNVLNGTAHLALFAAYMMTIML, encoded by the coding sequence ATGAAGTCGCAAAATGATCCTGGCCGATCTAAATCTCGCCATCACGAATACTCCCTTATCCTGCCTATTATTGCGCTGGTTATTCTTAATATCTGGGGTGATACCAGCAATTTTGCAGCGGTAATCGTTATCAACATGATTGCACTGGTCGGTATTCTAAGCAGTGCTTTCAGTGTGGTACGTCATGCTGACGTTTTGGCACACCGTTTGGGTGAACCCTATGGATCATTGATTCTTAGTCTGTCGGTGGTGGTGCTGGAGGTCAGTTTGATCTCAGCGATGATGGCAACAGGTGATGCCGCCCCCGCTTTGATGCGCGATACACTCTATTCCATCATTATGATTGTTATCGGGGGATTGGTGGGTGTGTCGTTGCTGCTCGGTGGACGTAAATTTGCCACCCAGCATGTCAATCTGGTCGGTATCAAACAGTATCTGATGGCTATCTTCCCACTGGCTATCATTGTACTGGTATTACCAAGTACCCTGCCCGATGGCAATTTTAGCGTGGCACAATCACTGGTAGTCGCCGCGATTTCGGCGGCGATGTATGGTGTTTTCCTGCTGATCCAAACTAAAACCCACCAAAGCCTGTTTGTCTACGAACATGAAGACGAAGGCGATGACCCAAGTGACCCGCATCACGGTAAACCGTCATCTCACAGTAGCCTGTGGCACACATTTTGGCTGTTGATTCATTTGGTTGCGGTAATTGCAGTGACTAAATTTGATGCCAACCCACTGGAAGCGCTGCTGACTGAGTTAAATGCACCGGCTAAATTTACCGGCTTCCTGATTGCTTTGCTTATCTTGTCACCGGAAGGGTTGGGTGCATTAAAAGCAGTATTGGCAAATCAGGTGCAGCGCGCGATGAACCTGTTCTTCGGCTCGGTGCTGGCCACGATTTCCCTAACTGTGCCAGCGGTAACCTTAATTGCCGTACTGACTGGGCAGGAGTTGAACTTTGGCCTGGAAGCGCCACATATCGTGGTCATGGTCAGTGTCTTGATTCTGTCGCAAATCTCATTCTCTACCGGCAGAACCAACGTGCTCAACGGCACCGCCCATCTGGCCTTGTTTGCCGCGTATATGATGACGATTATGTTGTAG
- a CDS encoding siderophore-interacting protein, whose translation MTTESTAAKPKYRPTPPRLVQVKKVVDTSPHLRRVTFYSPTLHNYPADCAGAHLKVFLPLAHQTQPELPVLGEKGPQWPAAEVRPIVRTYSVRAIRPERCEIDIEFALHDHSGPAVNFARNAKSGDWIGITNPGGPETMLPAAEYSYLVGDPSSLPAIAALLETLPADAQGHAIIRVDTPQDVLNLVKPAGVELSWVIGGTEKTDEVITQFCALELPMEEATFWLAGEDRMVVQLRRYLRREKGCERQQLYAVPYWREGLNEEDYHHQRHEVMDNLDD comes from the coding sequence GTGACCACAGAATCAACCGCAGCAAAACCCAAATACCGTCCAACCCCTCCGCGCCTGGTACAAGTCAAAAAGGTGGTAGACACTTCCCCACACCTACGCCGAGTCACTTTCTACAGTCCGACATTGCACAATTACCCGGCAGATTGTGCTGGTGCACATTTAAAAGTCTTCCTGCCATTAGCACACCAAACACAGCCGGAACTGCCGGTGCTTGGTGAGAAAGGCCCACAATGGCCAGCAGCAGAAGTACGCCCGATTGTTCGAACCTACTCGGTTCGGGCCATCAGACCTGAACGTTGTGAGATAGACATTGAATTTGCACTTCATGACCACAGCGGCCCAGCGGTTAATTTTGCCCGCAATGCTAAATCAGGTGACTGGATAGGCATTACCAATCCAGGCGGCCCTGAAACCATGCTGCCAGCGGCTGAATACAGCTATCTGGTGGGTGACCCCTCTTCATTACCTGCTATCGCGGCCCTATTAGAAACATTACCCGCCGATGCGCAGGGTCATGCCATTATTCGTGTCGATACCCCACAGGATGTGCTTAATCTGGTGAAGCCGGCAGGTGTTGAACTGAGTTGGGTCATTGGTGGTACTGAAAAAACCGATGAAGTTATCACCCAATTCTGCGCACTTGAACTGCCGATGGAGGAAGCTACATTTTGGCTGGCCGGTGAAGATCGGATGGTGGTGCAGTTACGCCGTTATCTCCGGCGTGAAAAAGGCTGCGAACGCCAACAACTCTATGCCGTTCCCTATTGGCGTGAAGGCCTCAATGAAGAAGACTATCATCACCAACGCCATGAAGTGATGGACAATCTTGACGACTAG
- a CDS encoding MFS transporter → MPLAIIALTIATFGIGTSEFVIMGLLPEVAHDLGVSIPKTGMLVSVYAMGVVIGAPLLAIATARVPRKSTLLGLIVLFIIGNILCALAETYNLLMAARIIAALCHGTFFGLASVVATDLVQPNRRARAIALVFMGVTLANVLGVPLGTAIGQAFGWRAAFWGVSAIGIVAIIAVIAWLPSNIPMKKISPKLEFKTLMQKKVQTALLLSVLTNTSLFTVFTYIAPLLREVTRVSEHGVTIVLLILGVGLSIGSVLGGRLGDKNLVGSMTRLIVILIGILLALHYTIGFYLPAVLTLFIWSIVAFALCPMLQLLVVDQARDAPNLASTFNQSAFNLGNALGAWLGGTLLAFGLHLQQLPLAAMAVMIVALVTMLRLRMHFRRVAIVQPIR, encoded by the coding sequence ATGCCGTTGGCTATTATCGCGCTGACCATTGCTACATTTGGCATTGGTACCAGCGAGTTTGTCATTATGGGGCTATTACCAGAAGTCGCCCATGATCTCGGGGTCAGTATCCCTAAAACCGGAATGTTGGTATCAGTCTATGCTATGGGCGTGGTCATAGGTGCTCCACTGTTGGCCATTGCAACAGCGCGAGTGCCGCGTAAATCCACCTTATTGGGTTTAATTGTTTTATTTATTATCGGCAATATCCTGTGTGCCTTGGCTGAAACTTATAACTTGCTGATGGCTGCACGTATTATTGCGGCATTGTGTCATGGCACATTCTTTGGATTAGCTTCAGTGGTCGCCACCGATTTGGTTCAGCCCAATCGCCGTGCGCGGGCAATTGCATTAGTGTTTATGGGGGTCACGCTGGCAAATGTGCTCGGTGTGCCATTGGGCACGGCTATTGGGCAAGCTTTCGGCTGGCGTGCTGCATTCTGGGGAGTTAGCGCCATCGGTATTGTCGCCATCATCGCCGTGATCGCCTGGTTACCTAGCAATATTCCGATGAAGAAAATCAGCCCGAAATTAGAGTTCAAAACGTTGATGCAGAAAAAAGTGCAAACAGCTTTACTGCTATCAGTGTTAACCAATACCAGTCTGTTTACCGTCTTCACCTATATTGCCCCCCTGCTGCGCGAGGTTACCCGTGTCTCTGAACATGGCGTCACCATTGTCTTGCTGATCCTCGGCGTTGGATTATCCATTGGCAGTGTGCTGGGTGGTCGCTTAGGTGATAAAAATCTGGTCGGCTCAATGACACGTCTGATTGTCATTTTGATAGGTATTCTGCTGGCATTGCATTACACCATTGGTTTTTACCTACCGGCAGTTCTGACCTTGTTCATCTGGAGTATTGTGGCTTTTGCCCTTTGCCCAATGTTGCAGCTATTAGTGGTGGATCAAGCCAGAGATGCTCCTAATCTGGCATCAACCTTTAATCAGAGTGCATTCAATTTAGGTAATGCTTTGGGGGCCTGGCTCGGTGGTACCTTGCTGGCATTTGGCTTGCACTTACAACAACTCCCTCTTGCCGCGATGGCGGTGATGATTGTTGCACTGGTGACCATGTTACGGCTACGCATGCATTTCCGCCGTGTGGCTATCGTGCAACCTATCCGCTAA
- the cbl gene encoding HTH-type transcriptional regulator Cbl yields the protein MNFQQLKIIRESARCNYNLTEVANTLFTSQSGVSRHIRELEEELGIEIFIRRGKRLLGMTEPGKELLAVAERMLNDANQIRRLADVFSNNDSGQLHIATTHTQARYSLPRVIKEFRLLYPQVKLVISQGNPQEIAAMLQSGEADIGIATEVLMSDESVAAFPYYRWHHAIVVPENHPLTQEPHITLETLSTLPLITYRQGITGRSRLDNAFKNAGLTPDIALSAQDSDVIKTYVELGMGVGILADMSYEAHRDKGLVRLNAEHLFDANTVWLGLKRGQLQRNFIWFFIQLCNPTLSLHDIKEKVLAEAPDEVVIDYQI from the coding sequence ATGAATTTCCAACAGCTTAAAATTATTCGGGAATCGGCCCGTTGTAATTACAATCTGACTGAAGTAGCAAATACATTATTTACCTCGCAATCGGGCGTGAGCCGGCATATTCGTGAGTTAGAAGAAGAATTGGGTATTGAGATATTTATTCGGCGTGGAAAACGCCTATTGGGAATGACTGAGCCGGGCAAAGAGTTACTGGCAGTCGCAGAGCGCATGTTAAATGATGCCAATCAAATTCGCCGCCTGGCTGATGTTTTTAGCAATAATGATAGCGGGCAGTTGCATATTGCGACCACGCATACTCAAGCCCGTTACAGTTTACCGCGGGTGATAAAGGAGTTTCGTCTGCTGTATCCACAGGTCAAACTGGTTATTAGCCAGGGAAATCCACAAGAAATTGCGGCGATGCTGCAATCCGGTGAGGCTGATATAGGGATTGCCACTGAAGTACTGATGAGTGATGAATCTGTCGCGGCATTTCCTTATTACCGTTGGCATCACGCGATTGTGGTACCCGAAAATCACCCATTAACACAAGAGCCACATATCACGCTGGAAACCTTGAGTACCTTGCCATTAATTACTTATCGACAAGGGATAACCGGCCGATCACGGTTGGACAATGCCTTCAAAAATGCCGGATTAACCCCCGATATTGCCCTCAGCGCACAAGATTCTGATGTGATTAAAACCTATGTCGAGCTAGGCATGGGAGTGGGGATTCTGGCGGATATGTCATACGAAGCACATCGTGACAAGGGGCTGGTGCGCCTTAATGCAGAGCATTTATTTGATGCGAATACAGTGTGGTTAGGATTAAAACGAGGTCAGTTACAACGTAACTTTATTTGGTTCTTTATCCAGCTCTGCAATCCAACACTTTCTCTGCATGATATTAAAGAGAAAGTGTTGGCAGAAGCACCAGACGAAGTGGTGATTGATTACCAGATTTAG
- the narX gene encoding nitrate/nitrite two-component system sensor histidine kinase NarX, whose product MKRYLIPLVNQIALLMILLGMLGLAGMTISSWMAQSIQGNAHAINKAGSLRMQSYRLLSMVPLDKGDLPYLAALEQDKTSDDLQHALQREGLTRQYQQIERYWQNTLKPQLLQAKQPDDVAANVADFVHQLDALVLAIDHKTEQRLLLVTMIQLVFIVLTLGLMLATIYYLRRRLLRPWLQLISMANAIGRGDFSKRFSLPYQRDEMGMLGTALNRMSQELSVIYSDLEQRVAQKTADLQQKNQVLAFLYHSSRQLHTTQPLSERLVPVIEQLQTLTPLENVQICLYENHLYRSHLADHLDGEYLPPQNRPTQLTISGSFIVTNPPTARESLSWRLNDKLGQYGLLLAKLPSETPLNSDQQQLVNMLVEQLTSTLALESQARHQQQLLLMEERSAIARELHDSIAQSLSCLKIQISCLQMQVPDLPDPSKLLIQQMRDELNIAYRQLRELLTTFRLKLNEATLQAALQNLVNEFSERANLPITLDFNLPSDSIPNHQAIHMVNIAREALNNIYKHAHATEAAVKVTAEQGDVVMSILDNGCGIGQASKRPNHYGLMIMQDRAASLHGHCDIRQREEGGTEVRVRFTPDNDDLD is encoded by the coding sequence ATGAAACGTTACCTAATTCCATTAGTTAATCAGATTGCTTTGCTAATGATACTACTGGGAATGTTGGGGCTGGCTGGTATGACAATCTCGTCATGGATGGCCCAAAGCATTCAAGGTAACGCGCACGCGATCAATAAAGCGGGATCTTTGCGAATGCAAAGTTACCGGCTGCTTTCCATGGTGCCATTAGATAAAGGGGATCTACCCTATTTAGCGGCACTAGAGCAGGACAAAACCAGCGATGACTTACAACACGCCCTCCAGCGGGAGGGGTTAACCCGTCAATACCAACAAATCGAACGTTACTGGCAAAACACCTTAAAACCACAACTGCTACAAGCTAAGCAGCCCGATGATGTTGCCGCCAATGTCGCCGATTTTGTCCACCAGCTTGATGCATTGGTATTAGCCATTGACCATAAAACCGAGCAGCGTCTACTGCTGGTGACGATGATTCAGTTGGTGTTCATTGTGTTGACTCTGGGCTTGATGCTCGCCACCATTTATTATCTTCGCCGCCGTTTATTGCGCCCGTGGCTGCAACTGATCTCGATGGCGAATGCCATCGGACGCGGTGATTTCAGCAAGCGCTTCTCTCTGCCTTATCAGCGCGATGAGATGGGGATGTTGGGCACCGCACTGAATAGAATGTCGCAGGAACTGTCAGTGATATACAGTGATTTGGAGCAGAGAGTTGCGCAGAAAACAGCTGACTTACAACAGAAAAACCAGGTGCTGGCGTTTCTTTATCACAGCAGTCGCCAACTGCATACCACTCAACCATTGAGTGAGCGTTTGGTGCCAGTCATCGAACAGTTGCAAACCCTGACACCGCTCGAAAATGTGCAAATCTGCTTATACGAGAATCACCTTTATCGCTCACACCTGGCTGACCATTTAGATGGTGAATATTTACCGCCACAAAATCGCCCGACACAATTAACCATTAGCGGGTCATTCATTGTCACGAACCCGCCGACAGCGCGGGAATCACTAAGCTGGCGCTTGAACGATAAGCTGGGTCAATATGGTTTATTACTGGCAAAACTCCCATCAGAAACACCGCTTAATTCCGATCAGCAACAGTTGGTGAATATGTTGGTCGAGCAATTGACCAGCACATTGGCGCTGGAAAGTCAGGCGAGACATCAGCAGCAACTCCTGTTGATGGAGGAGCGTTCAGCCATTGCGCGCGAACTGCATGACTCCATCGCGCAATCTCTTTCCTGCCTGAAAATACAAATTAGCTGTTTGCAGATGCAAGTTCCGGACTTACCCGATCCCAGTAAGCTATTGATACAACAAATGCGCGATGAACTTAATATCGCCTACCGCCAACTGCGGGAGTTGCTAACCACATTTCGCTTGAAACTCAATGAAGCGACATTGCAAGCCGCACTCCAAAACTTAGTCAATGAATTCAGCGAGCGCGCCAACTTACCCATTACACTCGATTTCAACTTACCATCAGACTCTATTCCCAACCATCAAGCCATTCACATGGTCAATATTGCCCGTGAAGCGCTGAATAATATTTATAAACATGCCCACGCCACTGAGGCCGCCGTTAAAGTCACTGCGGAGCAAGGTGATGTCGTCATGTCAATCCTCGACAATGGCTGTGGCATTGGTCAAGCCAGCAAACGGCCGAATCATTACGGTCTAATGATTATGCAAGACCGAGCTGCCAGCCTGCATGGGCATTGTGATATCCGCCAACGGGAAGAAGGTGGAACAGAAGTTCGGGTACGATTTACACCGGACAATGATGACCTTGACTGA
- a CDS encoding DUF2474 domain-containing protein: MMKSPSPSQPLEPVKSPWWKRVGWMLLIWCGSVLALLAVSMLFRMMMTAAGMKSH, encoded by the coding sequence ATGATGAAATCACCATCACCATCCCAACCACTTGAACCAGTAAAATCTCCTTGGTGGAAGAGAGTCGGTTGGATGTTACTTATCTGGTGCGGTAGTGTGCTGGCTTTATTGGCAGTTTCTATGCTGTTCCGTATGATGATGACAGCCGCTGGCATGAAGTCTCATTAG
- the cydB gene encoding cytochrome d ubiquinol oxidase subunit II, with protein MGIDLPLIWFVIIVFSTMMYVVMDGFDLGIGILFPLVKNSRDRDLMMNSVAPVWDGNETWLVLGGAALLGAFPLAYAVILDALAIPLTLMLLGLIFRGVAFEFRFKATPEKQHIWDKAFIGGSLVATFTQGMVVGAFIHGFPVTGRSYSGGPFDWFTPFALFCGLGLVIAYALLGCTWLIMKTDGHVQQVMHKLARPLTLMMLLIIAIISIWTPLTHPQIAARWFSLPNLFWFLPVPILVLFASGALLRAVKHGGHYAPFLLTLLLVFLGYSGLGISIWPYLIPPSITLWQAAAPPQSLGFMLVGALFIIPIILVYTFWSYYVFRGKINHEQGYH; from the coding sequence ATGGGTATCGACCTTCCACTGATTTGGTTTGTCATCATCGTATTCAGCACCATGATGTATGTGGTGATGGATGGTTTTGATTTAGGCATTGGCATCCTGTTTCCGTTGGTAAAAAACAGCCGTGACCGGGACTTGATGATGAATAGCGTCGCCCCAGTCTGGGATGGCAACGAAACCTGGTTGGTACTTGGGGGCGCGGCTTTACTGGGGGCGTTCCCGCTGGCTTACGCGGTGATTCTTGATGCACTGGCTATTCCGCTGACTTTAATGCTGCTGGGGCTGATTTTCCGCGGTGTCGCGTTCGAATTCCGCTTTAAAGCCACGCCGGAAAAACAGCATATCTGGGATAAAGCCTTTATTGGTGGTTCGCTGGTCGCCACCTTTACCCAGGGAATGGTTGTCGGTGCTTTTATTCACGGATTCCCAGTCACCGGTCGCAGTTACAGTGGTGGGCCATTTGACTGGTTTACCCCCTTTGCACTGTTTTGTGGCTTAGGGCTGGTCATTGCCTATGCCCTGCTTGGCTGTACCTGGCTCATCATGAAAACTGACGGTCATGTGCAGCAAGTGATGCATAAACTGGCACGCCCACTCACCCTGATGATGTTGCTCATTATTGCCATTATTAGCATTTGGACACCACTGACTCATCCACAGATTGCTGCACGCTGGTTTAGCCTGCCCAATTTGTTCTGGTTCCTACCGGTGCCTATATTGGTGCTCTTCGCCAGTGGGGCATTACTGCGCGCAGTCAAGCATGGCGGACATTATGCCCCCTTCCTGTTGACCCTATTGTTAGTGTTTTTGGGCTACAGCGGCTTGGGTATCAGTATTTGGCCTTATCTTATTCCACCATCAATTACCTTATGGCAGGCCGCTGCTCCTCCGCAAAGTTTGGGATTCATGCTGGTCGGCGCACTCTTTATTATTCCGATCATTCTGGTTTATACCTTTTGGAGCTACTACGTATTCCGAGGGAAAATCAATCACGAACAGGGTTATCACTGA